In Zea mays cultivar B73 chromosome 7, Zm-B73-REFERENCE-NAM-5.0, whole genome shotgun sequence, the following proteins share a genomic window:
- the LOC103633803 gene encoding 4-hydroxyphenylpyruvate dioxygenase: MPTRRQLPTALRATKTLHPVTPVVTADRAADFAGTDRFHVIDFHHVEFWCADAASAAGRFSFALGVPLAAQSDLTTGNTAHASRLLRSRSGPLAFLFTAPYAAQHGADDDATAASSSSVLPSFSADAARRFAADYGLAVRAVAIRVSDAAEAFRASVDAGARPAFAPAELGHGFVFAEVELYGDAVLRFVSYPDGTDVSFLPGFENVASSSAECPDYGLNRFDHIVGGVPDLAPVAAYIAGFTGFHEFHRVNGNEVGTAESSLNGLVLANSSEHVLLTLLEPVQGTKRRSQIQTFLDHHGGPGVQHLAMASDDLIGTLREIRARSSMGGFELLPPPPPSYYDGVRRLAGDVLSEAQIKECQELGVRVDKGDNGGVVLQIFTKAAGDRPTLLLEFIQRIGCVEIDESGRQYQKGGCGGFAKDNVIHLVKSIEDYDKTLDAPARVAS; encoded by the exons ATGCCAACACGTCGACAACTCCCGACAGCTCTCCGAGCAACCAAGACGCTGCACCCAGTGACGCCCGTTGTCACCGCGGACCGTGCTGCCGACTTCGCGGGCACCGACCGCTTCCACGTGATCGACTTCCATCACGTCGAGTTCTGGTGCGCCGACGCCGCCTCCGCTGCCGGCCGCTTCTCCTTCGCGCTCGGGGTACCGCTTGCCGCGCAGTCTGACCTCACCACGGGGAACACCGCGCACGCCTCCCGCCTGCTACGCTCGCGCTCGGGGCCTCTCGCGTTCCTCTTCACCGCCCCGTACGCGGCGCAGCACGGCGCAGACGACGACGCGACGGCCGCGTCGTCCAGCTCCGTGCTGCCGTCCTTCTCCGCGGACGCCGCGCGCCGCTTCGCCGCCGACTACGGCCTCGCGGTGCGCGCCGTCGCGATCCGTGTCTCCGACGCCGCCGAGGCGTTCCGCGCCAGCGTCGACGCGGGCGCGCGCCCGGCCTTCGCCCCCGCTGAGCTCGGCCACGGCTTCGTGTTCGCGGAGGTGGAGCTCTACGGAGACGCCGTGCTCCGCTTCGTGAGCTACCCGGACGGCACGGACGTGTCCTTCCTCCCTGGGTTCGAGAACGTCGCCAGCTCGTCAGCAGAGTGTCCGGACTACGGACTCAACCGCTTCGACCACATCGTCGGCGGCGTGCCGGACCTGGCTCCGGTCGCCGCGTACATCGCCGGGTTCACTGGCTTCCATGAATTCCACAGGGTCAACGGGAACGAGGTGGGCACGGCCGAGAGCTCGCTCAACGGGCTGGTGCTCGCCAACAGCTCGGAGCACGTGCTCCTCACGCTCCTGGAGCCGGTGCAGGGCACCAAGCGCCGCAGCCAGATACAGACGTTCCTGGACCACCACGGCGGCCCTGGCGTGCAGCACCTGGCGATGGCCAGCGACGACCTTATCGGCACGCTGAGGGAGATACGTGCGCGGTCCTCCATGGGCGGCTTCGAGCTCCTGCCACCACCGCCGCCCAGCTACTATGACGGCGTAAGGCGGCTCGCCGGGGACGTGCTGTCGGAGGCACAGATTAAGGAGTGCCAAGAGCTCGGCGTGCGGGTGGACAAGGGTGACAATGGAGGTGTTGTGCTCCAAATCTTCACCAAGGCTGCTGGAGACAG GCCAACCTTGCTCTTGGAGTTTATCCAAAGGATCGGGTGCGTGGAGATAGACGAGAGCGGGAGGCAATACCAGAAGGGTGGCTGCGGCGGGTTTGCCAAGGATAACGTCATTCATCTGGTGAAATCTATTGAGGACTATGACAAGACACTTGATGCACCTGCCCGAGTTGCTTCCTAA